The Cryptomeria japonica chromosome 2, Sugi_1.0, whole genome shotgun sequence region GGGTTTGGAGGATGAGGTTGTTAATTCTCAGAAGGGTAAGAAGAAAAGTTATCTTACAAAGAAGTGGTCTCAGAGCAATTGGCCATGGTTTGCCCGCTTTCTACTAGTTTCGATGGATCTTTCTGCAAGCCTGAGAACATGGACACAGAGACCAGTTTGGGAGGGACCACAACCGATGGAGATAGACTCACACCTGGTGATGGAAGCGTGGTCGACAACCCTGGAGGGGGAGGAAATGGTAAGTCTCATCCTCTCAGGTTTAAGACCCTTTCCTTGTCGCCAAATGAAGATATGGTTAAAGCCATTAGGGTCGAGAAGTCCCGCTTAAGAAAtattgcaatattttttatttgcatGGAAAGAGAATCTTTGCCTTTGCCAAATTTTTTTGATGACTGGATTGCTAATGTCTGGGGCAAGAAATTAGGTATTCATGTTAATTTCTATAGAATGATTCAGAagggtttatttgtaaattttttgaAATCACATCACATGCAAGATAGagtcttgaagaagaatttttggAATGGTGGGCACTCTCTATTTAGGGCATTTCCTTGGTCTCCCAAAGGAAATGTAGAGCAGGTTATTGCTCGCTCCTCCCCTAACTGGGTTGAAATTAAGAAACTCCAGCTTGAATTTTGGCCATTAATTCCTCGGATTTTGAAGTTGTTGGGCTCGGTTCTGCAAGTCAAGGATTCGAGAACCACTCTCCCTCATTTGAATGCTTAGGCTCTTGTTTCTCTTGATCCCAAGGTTGGATTTCTCGACATTATCTCTTTGGATTTTGAAGGAGATAGCTTTTCTTGGGAATTGTCCATGTTGGGAAATTTGAGGGCTTGTTTCTTCTATAAAGTTAATGGGCATATGAGAAAGGATTGCCCTTCTCTGAAAAAACTCTCACAATGCTAATTTTAATATTGATGATAAAAACAAATTGAGAAGTGATAGTAGTAAGATGCAAAAATCTGTTTATTCATCTAAAGAAGGCAAGTCTTTACCAATGGATATCCCATCTGATAATGGCAAGGAGAAGGTCAATTTTGGCCTTGAGTGCCCGATTGGTGATAGTAATGGCAATAAATTTGTTAGTTTATTCCTCtatttgaggatgagtatgagtTTGTCCAAGCCCCTCTCTTGAATGATCCCCTCAACATCCTTGTCATGTGTCACCTAGTACAAGCTAATCCTCCTAATTGTGATCAAGTGAAGGTTTTGAACTCCTCCCCCCAACCAAGGTTGAATGCTCAACAACTTGCCCTTGCAAGTATTAAGGAGAAGGTTGGTTTATTAAGAAATGCCACACAAGTCCCATCCGAATTGAGGATGAGAAACTCCTTACGTGGTATCATGAATTCCATGGTGGATGGTTCTCCTAATAAACAAATTGTGCCCTTTGGTGCAGATGGTATGGTTATCCATAATGTTGAGTAGTTTATAGAGGTGGTTAGTAAAAAAAttagaaagaaaaggaaaatattTGATAGGCAATCTCTTTCTAATGATAATAGTAAAAAAGACAATGAGGTGCCTTAGTGCTTTAATAGGTTGTACAAGAATCAAAACCCTCAACCAAATAGTTCTTATAATGATGCACATACATAGCAGGAATGTTAtgggcatggagatgtttgatagAAAATATGTGGTCAGAAAATGGTGTAACAGTATTAAGGAAAAAGACAATATATgtctccaagagatcaaagtggtaGGGTTCCATGTTTATACTATGCTAAAATTCTTATGGGCTCAGGCCATAGGGTTCCACTCCAATCATGATAGGGGTAAAGGTGGTACTACCATTCTAGTTGGCCCTAAGTGGGCAGATAAGATCATTGCTAATGGTGTCTCCCCTTGCCAAAGATCCTTGTGGGTCACCTTTAAAGAGAATGAATGTGTTTTTGGTATTTGCAACATTTATGCTGCCAATGATTACAGAGATAGAGCTAGGCTTCAGGACTGGTTAACAATCGGTCTATGGAAGGCCCATTGGAATTTTGTGGGTGATTTTAACATGATAGAACATGGTGAGGACAAAAGTGGTGGAAATAAACATTGTTGGAAGGGTAATGAACAATTTTTTTGGGCTAAATTCAAAAGGAGATTTAATTTGCTAGATCCTATGGAGAAGAAAAAGGGCTCCTTTTCTGGTATTTGGTTCACATGGTGCAATAATCAAAGTGGTAAGCAAAGAATTTATTGTAGACTAGATAGATGCTATGCAAATGcttctttattttctttcctcTCTCAGGGGGGGCAGGCCCCTACGTGTGTCTCTCATGCTAGTATCTCAGACCACTCTCCTTTCTTTGTCATTGTTAACATGGACCTTGATCCTTCTTCTGTGATCTGGCATAAAAGGCAAAATGGTTTCAAATTTAATGTCTCCTTGCTTAATGATGAGGATACTGGTGAGGCTATTAAGATGGTCTCCCACTTGACCAAAATATGTTCTCCTGACCTCAGACCTAGGGAACAGTGGGAGACTCATACTACTTCTTGGAGGAAAATGTTTTAGATCATTGGTAAGAAATATGCTATGGAAAGGTCTAAAGAGGAGTCTTTTCTTCAATCTAGACTCAATGAGATTGAAAAGGAACTTCAGAGTAAGGGGAATGACATGATACTTGAGGGAGAATTATCCTCGGTCAAGAACCTCCTAAGGAAATTGCAACACTTCAAGATCAAAGGGCAGAAGTTTAGAGCTAGAATGAACTGGATTAAAGGTGGGGATAAGGGAACCAACTACTTCTTCAATCTTATCAGAGCAAAGAATAAGAGGGAATTTATTGAAGACATTCAAGTTAAATATTCAATCACTAATGATCGGGTATCATTCAAGGAGGCTTTCTTCAATTTTTACAATGGTCTCTTTTCTTCTGAACATGGTGATATGAATCAGGAGGCCCTCGAGAAGTGCTTATTGTTAATCCCTAAGAAAATCTCCTATGAGGAAGCTAACGCTCTCAGTCACAAGATCGGTCTGGAGGAGATTAAAAGTGCTATTAGCTCATTAGCCAATGGTAAGTCCCCAGGGATAGATGGGTTATCTGTTGAATTCTATAAGAAGCACTTGGAATGGATAAGCTTGGAATTATTTGCATTGTATGAATATGCCTTTAATCAAGGTTCCCTTGGAGAGAACATTAACAAAGGTGTCATCAAGCTTCTACCTAAAGGTGGGGATAAGACACGAtttaaaaattggagacctatcaccTTATTGAATATTTCATACAAAATTATTGCAAAATTACTAGCAAGGAGAATTGTTGGGCTACTGGATAATTTCCTCTATTCCACATAgactggattcattaaaggtagataTATTATGGAAATCCTAGTTACTAGTTGGGAAGCAATGCATTGGGTTAAAGATGATAAACAGAATGTTGTAATggttcttttggaatttgagaaagcatatgatagaacTGAGTGGCCTTTCGTTAGAGGAATGTTGCAAGCTTTTGGTTTTCCTTCCTACTTTTGTAGATGGATAGATATTCTTTTTAAGGACTCCTCCACGGTTGTTGAGGTTAATGGTGAACTTTCTGAACCTATCCCTCTAAGGAGGTCTATCAAGCAAGGGTGCCCCATTGCTCCAACCTTGTTTGTCATTGTCGTTGATGCTCTTTATTACATTATGAGGGCTCCTAAACTTGGTCCCTCTATTATAGGTCTTACTCTTCCTAATACAGATGATCTGATCAATGACCAATTTGCTGATGATTTTGCTTTATTTTTGGCCTTGAATGAGGAAAATTTTGATAATTCTATGGATAGATTATAGTTTTTTTATCTGGCCTCTAGAGCAAAGGTAGCTCCTCACAAATCTTCAGTGCTTGGGTGGTCTGAGGTTCCTCCAATGGATCCCCTACAAAGGTTGGCAGTGGGCAGGTCTGAATTCTATTGTAAAGTATCTTGGTATTCCCTTTGCTATTAACCCTTCTACTCAAGATATGTGGCAATGGATATACTCTAAAATTGAAAGGAAACATTTAAAGTGGTAGACTCACCTTCTCTCCTTGGTCGGTAGAGTGCAGATTGTTCAAAAGGTTCTCTCCTCCCATCATATTTATTGTGCCTCTACATGGGTGTTTGCCAACTACCAAACTAATAAGCTTGAGAGGATTATGAGGGACTTTTTATGGTCTGATGGGATGGGTCATAATAAGAGGAATTGTGTGAATTGGAATTGGCATTGCAGACCAAGGAATATGGGTGGATTGAGTATCAAGGATATCAGGGCCCATGGCACTGCCTTAGATTCCAAATGGATTGTCAAAGCTTTGTATGGTAATGAACCTTGGAAGGTGTTGATCACGAATAATATTGAAAGGTTGGTTATTAGAAAGGGAAAAAAGTGGAGGAATATCTCTTTATGTGATATTGTATTAAGGGAATATAACATGAAGGTGTTTGGTTCTAATGTATTTTCTTCATTATGGAAGACATGGTCATAGGTAGGGAGGTTACTCCCTTCTAAGGATGCTATAGACAAATCTCCAGCATATGTTGTTGTGGATAGATCCATTTGGTGGGGGGTGAACTTGAATAACAAACCTCTTGCTTTGactcaaagctgctctgctaagatCTAGAATGATAAGGTTATTTCTCTTATTAGCAATGTACCAATTGACAATCGACTTGGCTCTTGGGCTGAGATTAATTCTAAATATGGGATTCCTCCCTCACAAAAGAAAATATATTCTCTTATTGGTAAGGATACATGTTGTTTCTTCCCTAGTAAGATTATGGATACTGGCTCCTTTTTGAAGCAATTAAAATGGCTAGATGGTTCTTCCTTTCTAGACATCTCTACTAAGCATATCTATTTGATGTTGAAGGAGGATTACTCAATATTTTCTAGAGTTAAGTAGTGTTGGGGTCTTGATTGGCCTAAGTCTAGGTGGCAATTTGTTTTTGAGTTCTTTTGGCATTCTCCCATTGATCCTAAGAAGTCTTGTTTTAGATGGCTTCTTCTTTTGAAAAAGTTAGTTGTCGGTTCCTTTTTATCTCCTGAGGGTCTCAAGTCTATTAGGTGTGGTGTGTGTAATGTCCAGGAATCCTTTGAGCACCTATTTTTTTATTGTGTGATTTCCCATGGTGTGTGGTCCATATTCTTTGGCCCTTCTATTGTTTGGAATCACCAGCCTGACCCTTCCTAGAGTGAAATCCTTGCTAGTTTTGTAGAATCTTTTGACCTTAGGATGAACCGGTTTTGGtctgtcttttcttgtgaagtctTGTGGTTTCTATAGAAAGAGAGAAATGGAGAGTTTTTTCAAAACAAGAGGAGGAGGCTTACTAAGTTTAGTAGTGAACTCACTCATTTTTATATTATGTCACAAGTTTTGTTGTCTTGGAGATTTCTAAAGACAGGTTCATGACTCTTGTTTGTGAAGGTGCTCTTCATATTTACAAGGAAGATATCCACTCTGTCTAGTACTTCAAGAAACATATGGATATGTTTCAGCCAAAGGAGATTGAGGCTTTGGTACAGTACATGTAGAAACTTAAGATTGAAGACCCAGATGAGCTTTCTCCTAGAACTAGGGATAAAGGTGCAGTAACTTAGTGAACAGTGTGGTTCTTTTTTATATGTGTATATTGATATAGGAGGCATTTTGTTGTAATAATCCTCTCGATATTCTATtcatattgtaataccaagtgatcTGACACAGGGCTATGACCTTTTGATATACATGTGAAAATGATACTATAGATAGCAGAATACATGTAAAATATAGGGCACCATAGGTTATGATGTATATGTTTTGAACTATTTTAATATAAAACAATATCCTTTGGTATTCTCTCTCTACTTTGCATCATTGCCTGGAatgatttgaagtatccccataaAGAAGATTTATGTGCTACCATGTCTCCTAATCCATACAAACCTTCCTTAATTTGTACTACCActggtttatcataagcccactgTACTTATCCTATACCAGAGatttcattcaaaaagtaaagtgtCAAACAAACAATCATTGAACCgaatttgaaaacatgtttcttatcttgttttatcttctttagatCGCTCATTAACTCACTAAGAAGTACACCACACATATCATATATTTTATCCTCCTTAAGCATTTGATAAGCTGCAAATATAGCAGTGACAGATACTGAATTTTGTTTGGTGGACTGGTACATCTTGTATCCTATCACCCTCGAAGCAAATCTTACATCATGTTCAATAATATCACTCATGTCATCGATCAGCTGTCATGCTAGGATTCGGTAACCTCTGTCAAAGTAGTGTTCTTAACATTCCTCAGACCAGGGATCTCACCAGTTGCACTCAAACAAGTTACCACTTGAATGGATTTCTTTGTGATCTTGTGAGGTctatctagccacataaactcatcATGGATTCAGCCCGAGATATACCTGACCCATTTGGGATCGTTGAAGATGGGGAAGTGAACAAattggataaaacccttgtcttgcagTGATTTGAATTCAGGCTTCAAATtccccattccatccatcatatgcttggtgtatagTGATAACATGCCTGCATTCCCAAGCTCTTCAAtattacaatgaatgtatgccaTAATATCTTCATTGTGCACTATGCCATACATAACAAAGGAAAAAGATCCATTTGGATCATCTTTGAttgatttgaatggatgtttcttaaacACTAGCCTTGCCCTTTCAGTAATCTTGACTACCAATGGAATTACAATACCATATTGTGATGCCATTTCGAAAGTAGGGTTATAAACAGATAGCTCGAACATAGATAAATACCTTTCCAAATTCAACCGGATGCTAGGAATCGTTGTTGGATCGCTTCAAGCTTAATTTACTTTTCTCAAATCTTGTTTGCCTTGCTATCCTACTCTTTCTCTTCATtttcaatgtgaagaatgaataatAGAGTGTCCTTTTTATCCActgaaaacctaactttaagttgtaataaatgcacaaccctaaagacTTTTTGGATACCCTGCTTCTTGAAGAATTCATCATCGGACTCTTAGATAAGCATGTAATCTTCTGGATATCAATTTCACAACTAATCTCTATCATCTGCAACCATCCTCAACCAGTTACAGATCTCCAAAAGGAGGTTTTAAGAAtttgcatgaaaagcttcccccggaggccaaaatgccttagttactagatgaggttcCAATACCAGAATCGAGTGTGGAGCCATTttgaacatttgaatcttccttcttaacccacatcttcttatgcttctCTCTGACCTCTTCAACCTTAGCTttgcccttttcatctgatttgttcttgtctactagagCATTCTTACTCATATTCTTTATTCTACAATATTTTTCTATGTGAttggatttgttgcatgcatgacaaacaacatttccctgcataggcctgaagttcatctgatttggtctcatcctgcattggttagaaatgtgtccaaacattccacaatcatatcatctcttattttggaaattattcatcatTGTTCTACACatttttgacttatgaccaaagtttttgcatatgaaacattgaccagcaaaggtaggaccattattcgtCATCCTACTTCtgtattgattttccatatgaccaaattttccacaaacaaaacatttaccattgaatttataggcattaggttgtcttactggaggttTCTTATTCTTCTGATGATTACTTTGTCCAATACTAAAGGATTCTCCTTTcttaaatccaagtcctcacatgtctttcccatgtctttgactttccaacatctcatctaaccgagctgagctagctttgaatttttctttgtacttgtatatggtgaaaatggataacaataatatcgatattgaaagactaaatgaattcaaccacaaaaccctagcctaacaacaacaaagatccaccataacatatgaagattacctaagacaatgcaaatcaaacgaaatcacaaagattataccatcacatgtccaatagggttttgatctctattcttcttatctccattgatcttgcttgatatatttgctttcagattttatgtgcacaagagctcaacaaagaacgaaatgtggttgcaagtaggattgtattgtagtcaattgcataagttgATTCTTTAGGCTTAGTGATTAggagtttgataatgaaggaagcatctccttatatagaagacactatatgaaatggagggataagattgagaggtgtaaaaggaggtcgactatgattagagggtaggtaaaagaaataataaaataatgaaaggggtaggtagtgtatgaattaagagatgaatgacatgtgtaatgggtagaaaaggttaatgaattaattaaataaataaagatttatttaattaatagaagaagtgggataattaaataaataaaatatttatttaattagacatgacaattttgggtgtctacattttgcccctctttgaaacaatgcggcttgtcgcgttgtttcaaagaagataagatgaacttatacagagttgccccaagatgggaatgatatgcccccttgagagattggatgaaaatgtctgaaaagattgtagacaatctctcgataagaaagagaggctagaatggactgaccggataaagtgacaaagtcatgggataatgaagactaacttgggaggcgagggctagggcagtctataagatagaccacgggggaaaatacatcctcattgtcatctacacatccaagagatcaaagtgcagagcgagatagagcagcagcagtcagtagcgatggcaatGGTTCATAGATTCAATCACGttcactgatttcagaggccagtagaggcaagagagccagtaagtaccacaaaacctcctcgtacttggatgcatttattgttgtcattaatgcatgctagataatttaataaatgcgctttaggttagggtccaaaaatgtcaaaaaaatgtccaggcgcatttgcgttggtgccaggcacgtctatgctcgcgaggcgcatctatgttggtgccaggcgcgtctatgatggaaaacgcgtctgtgccaaatgcggtcacgtctgtgatgtgtaggcacgtttatgccaagaaggcacgtctgtgtcgctcAGGCGCatctatgtagagcataggcacgtctgtgtttgttaggcgcgtctgtgtttttcaagcacgtctgtgcagtctgcaagtgcgtttatgtcaggtaagcgcgtttgttccaaaaaatgtgaatttgtcttctaggtcaaatcgacagttctgtgatgaacatacgctgtcgattggataagctgctgagaggatacactcaagtaggtcctctagggaagactagaataaattaaggcactttgtgatgaacagtgagtaccaagatagagtactttgtgatgaacagggagtactagagtatgagcagcactttgtgatgaatagggagtgcaaatgtgagtaacactttgtgatgaacaatgagtgtcacacacgtagtactttgtgatgaacagggagtaccactaggataaatagcaacactttgtgatgaacaatgagtgtcactaggataaatagcaacactttgtgatgaacagtgagtgtcactaggatagaatgccatatgcatttagataaaaagtagcattttgtgataaacagtgaatgccactatgactgacatgagtgatttgcttgactgcaggagtatttgccaatgctggagtcacgggacagattcccatcgactcagaggttgtgacctgagttgtcattcgaggacagagctgctattaAGGAGATGAgactgagacatgttctgtatgtgcctgagtttcgggcgaacatgggtttgctgactgcattagctgagagatgggactctgagacgtgcacgttccatttgccgatgggtgagatgacagtcaccttggaggatgtatacaggattctgtggataccgatcgatggggagctgatcccatatgatcgagatggagatagggaggccctgagacgagtgttccaggacccaggactggagatgagggcaggacatgtggcatgggacaccatgacagccatagGATTAACATTACcagtagtggtaggaggagcgatcagtgggttcctgtgtccggatagggtgacatgggggttggctgtgggttggggaggagcactggaggcACTGGAggcactggtgacacagcacaccagatatgcctagggaccgtgtgtgcttgcacacttgtattatgagctacatcaatttgtgtatcatggatctgtgggattgggctgtggagtgacattgctgcaggtatgggcctatgagcatctgctggttacccgactgatacacttcaggggcaggggtcatggacacagttttgtgcacctatatgatatgatcacatcacaaccacggattggcaggttggagcactggcggcgagtgatagatgacattgacatggtcatatggagaccatacctgggttgcgagcaatgggaggatgatgtagttgagcttccctacacctttcggagcaggtacctaattgggcggacgccctatgtgctagagagacagcttgtggacagggtttgcaggcagtttggcaggatccagaggatgccacggggctcaggcatgtatgcgcggacagtcagggatcaggcacaatTTGGGcctttgttgtcatatgatcaggtagtgacacaactggtagagatgatgctagtaccctgggacatgtggccgaAGATTTAGGAcaccgggatggatgctgagtacacaacatactgggcaaagcatccattcccacgattgatggatccgggagagccattggagggagatgggggtggagatgatgatgacggtggaggtgatgggggcagaggctgatggaggaggaggggagcagttggagagaggaggg contains the following coding sequences:
- the LOC131075337 gene encoding secreted RxLR effector protein 78-like; amino-acid sequence: MHWVKDDKQNVVMVLLEFEKAYDRTEWPFVRGMLQAFGFPSYFCRWIDILFKDSSTVVEVNGELSEPIPLRRSIKQGCPIAPTLFVIVVDALYYIMRAPKLGPSIIGLTLPNTDDLINDQFADDFALFLALNEENFDNSMDRL